A DNA window from Sphingomonas changnyeongensis contains the following coding sequences:
- a CDS encoding L,D-transpeptidase scaffold domain-containing protein, whose product MAGDTGHRGEWRTPRRLSAIAATVLALSAAVLHAAPDAGGMADPAWSTPAAQGLRAAIDAVTAEGLDPRDYAPDALDRAIRAGEPAALSAAATTSYRMLARDLIQGHVRAEARRDWHVAGPVAEIAAIDRMMAAALASGRVGPELAALAPATPNIGRCARRWPRRRRAMPRGSRRCASTWSAGAGCRVTWGRGICW is encoded by the coding sequence ATGGCGGGCGACACAGGACATCGCGGCGAATGGCGCACGCCGCGGCGATTGAGCGCCATAGCCGCCACGGTGCTGGCGCTGTCGGCAGCCGTGCTGCACGCCGCGCCCGATGCCGGCGGCATGGCCGATCCGGCCTGGTCCACCCCGGCGGCGCAGGGGCTGCGGGCGGCCATCGATGCGGTGACGGCAGAGGGGCTGGACCCGCGCGACTATGCGCCCGATGCGCTCGACCGTGCGATCAGGGCGGGCGAGCCCGCCGCCCTGTCGGCTGCCGCGACGACAAGCTACCGGATGCTCGCGCGCGATCTGATCCAGGGCCATGTGCGGGCGGAGGCGCGGCGCGACTGGCATGTCGCCGGGCCGGTCGCCGAGATCGCGGCGATCGACCGGATGATGGCAGCGGCGCTGGCGAGCGGTCGGGTCGGGCCGGAGCTGGCGGCGCTTGCCCCCGCCACCCCCAATATCGGGCGCTGCGCGCGGCGCTGGCCGCGACGCCGCCGGGCGATGCCGCGCGGATCGAGGCGCTGCGCGTCAACATGGAGCGCTGGCGCTGGCTGCCGCGTGACCTGGGGGCGCGGCATCTGCTGGTGA
- a CDS encoding DUF3034 family protein, producing the protein MIAGNGTDDGIGAQAQLTRVVLRDYDYRGVGVAVGFRDRVELSFARQSFDTNRIGAALGLGRDYRFVQNVLGAKVRLAGDLVYGRMPAVAIGAQLKDGRNDAVVRALGARADRDVDVYVSASRLVLAHSLLVNGTLRLTRANQLGLLGFGGDKGGGRMLAFEGSAAWQLSRRLAIGGEYRMKPDRLGIAREDDWVDLFAAWAVNRHVTATIAYVDLGEIATRPRQRGVLVQLQAGF; encoded by the coding sequence GTGATCGCCGGCAATGGCACTGATGACGGCATCGGCGCGCAGGCGCAGCTGACCCGGGTGGTGCTGCGCGACTATGATTATCGCGGCGTCGGTGTGGCCGTCGGCTTTCGCGACCGGGTCGAGCTGTCCTTTGCCCGCCAGAGCTTCGACACCAACCGGATCGGCGCGGCGCTGGGGCTGGGGCGCGACTATCGCTTCGTCCAGAATGTGCTGGGTGCGAAGGTCAGGCTGGCGGGCGACCTTGTCTATGGCCGGATGCCGGCGGTCGCGATCGGTGCGCAGCTCAAGGACGGGCGCAACGATGCCGTGGTCCGCGCGCTGGGTGCGCGCGCCGATCGCGATGTCGATGTCTATGTCTCGGCCAGCCGCCTGGTGCTGGCGCACAGCCTGCTTGTGAACGGCACGTTGCGGCTGACCCGCGCCAACCAGCTTGGCCTGCTCGGCTTTGGCGGCGACAAGGGTGGCGGGCGGATGCTGGCATTCGAAGGCTCGGCTGCGTGGCAGCTGTCGCGGCGGCTGGCGATTGGCGGCGAATACCGGATGAAGCCCGACCGGCTGGGCATCGCCCGCGAGGATGACTGGGTGGATCTGTTCGCGGCCTGGGCGGTCAACCGCCATGTCACCGCGACGATCGCCTATGTCGATCTGGGCGAAATCGCCACCCGGCCGCGCCAGCGCGGCGTGCTGGTCCAGCTCCAGGCCGGTTTTTGA
- a CDS encoding L,D-transpeptidase family protein — translation MERWRWLPRDLGARHLLVNVPGFTLDLVEGGRVTARHRVIVGRTQTPTPQFGAEVTGVILNPWWDVPASIVAESVGALIRRNPDGARARGYVWQSDAAGHLRVRQAPGPANSLGLMKLVMPNPFSIFVHDTPAKPLFARPVRALSHGCIRTENPLDLAAMLTGLNRDEIDARIAPGETARLPAPPLPIYIVYLTATAEDGTGIRLLPDIYRRDELVAAQLADRGAPPD, via the coding sequence ATGGAGCGCTGGCGCTGGCTGCCGCGTGACCTGGGGGCGCGGCATCTGCTGGTGAATGTGCCGGGCTTCACCCTCGATCTGGTCGAGGGCGGCCGGGTGACGGCGCGCCACCGGGTGATCGTCGGCCGCACACAGACGCCGACGCCGCAATTCGGGGCCGAGGTCACGGGCGTCATCCTCAACCCGTGGTGGGACGTGCCGGCCAGCATCGTCGCCGAAAGCGTCGGCGCGCTGATCCGCCGCAATCCGGACGGAGCGCGGGCGCGCGGCTATGTCTGGCAGAGCGATGCCGCCGGGCATCTGCGCGTCCGCCAGGCGCCGGGGCCGGCCAATTCGCTGGGCCTGATGAAACTGGTGATGCCCAACCCGTTCAGCATCTTCGTCCATGACACGCCGGCAAAGCCGCTGTTCGCCCGCCCGGTGCGCGCCCTGAGCCATGGCTGCATCCGCACCGAAAACCCGCTCGACCTGGCCGCGATGCTCACCGGCCTGAACCGGGACGAAATCGATGCCCGGATCGCCCCCGGCGAGACCGCGCGCCTGCCGGCCCCGCCGCTGCCCATCTACATCGTCTATCTGACCGCCACCGCCGAAGACGGGACCGGCATCCGGCTGCTGCCCGACATCTACCGGCGCGACGAGCTGGTGGCCGCCCAGCTGGCCGACCGGGGCGCGCCCCCGGACTGA
- a CDS encoding putative bifunctional diguanylate cyclase/phosphodiesterase, with protein sequence MIRAAGRIWRRSATWLGATLTVRMTIFFGLMFALTSALTLIGTQAAIARYAERMIRDQMRTGSAIFDRIAAMHFEQLAQAGRVLAGDFGFREAAATGDAPTIQSALDSLAGRLEADHAMFVSADGVIVARPPGFTHQDRNRLLAALEAGREQGIARWSGEDHMAAAAPVRAPMVVGWVVFARDMAPADLEALARLTLIDLRPRLVAPADLPAALRNGRAPGRTVELDVAGERRLVQARPVESLEADAPRLLVLEYSLTAAMAAYAPILWALFGFGVVGVGMAIIGTWLTAKRLSRPILALDAAARRVSRGHHAEVAVETRDEIGRLARSFNTMVTAIGERERQIAHMAFHDALTGLANRTLLREQMSLALARADSFALFCLDLDNFKSVNDTLGHPTGDALLCDVAQRLGDACAGGFVARLGGDEFAVILPAAAGQPARVARSIIARMAEPFNVNGHRIVIGTSIGIALAPEDGTEATALLKNADLALYKAKNDGKNGFRFFEAAMDAEAQARRALEVDLHDALVKGELELYFQPLFSLAQSRVCAFEALLRWNHPVRGMVSPAQFVPLAEETGLIVPIGEWALHEACRIAASWPRELRVAVNISAVQFRSATLNTVVLQALAASGLDPARLELEITESLFIDNVEATLASLHALRRLGVRIALDDFGTGYSSLSYLRAFPFDKLKIDRSFIVDLLEHDGATAMIRAITSLAEALGMETTAEGVENIDQLDILRAQGCNTIQGFYFSRPLPAGEVMRLLTRDDQARAA encoded by the coding sequence GTGATCCGCGCGGCCGGCCGGATCTGGCGGCGTTCGGCCACATGGCTAGGCGCGACGCTGACCGTGCGCATGACGATTTTCTTCGGGCTGATGTTCGCCCTGACCAGCGCGCTGACGCTGATCGGCACCCAGGCCGCGATCGCCCGCTATGCCGAGCGCATGATCCGCGACCAGATGCGCACCGGCAGCGCGATTTTCGACCGGATCGCCGCGATGCATTTCGAGCAGCTCGCCCAGGCCGGCCGGGTGCTTGCCGGGGATTTCGGCTTTCGCGAGGCGGCGGCGACCGGCGATGCGCCGACCATCCAGTCGGCGCTCGACAGCCTGGCCGGGCGGCTGGAGGCAGACCATGCGATGTTCGTTTCTGCCGACGGGGTGATCGTCGCCCGCCCGCCGGGCTTTACCCATCAGGACCGCAACCGGCTGCTCGCCGCGCTCGAGGCCGGGCGCGAGCAGGGCATCGCGCGGTGGAGCGGGGAGGACCATATGGCCGCCGCCGCCCCGGTGCGCGCGCCGATGGTGGTCGGCTGGGTGGTGTTCGCGCGCGACATGGCCCCCGCCGATCTGGAAGCGCTCGCCCGGCTGACGCTGATCGATCTGCGCCCACGCCTTGTCGCCCCGGCGGATCTGCCGGCAGCGCTGCGCAACGGGCGCGCGCCCGGCCGCACGGTCGAGCTGGACGTGGCGGGCGAAAGGCGGCTGGTGCAGGCCCGCCCGGTCGAAAGCCTGGAGGCGGATGCGCCCCGGCTGCTTGTCCTCGAATACAGCCTGACTGCGGCGATGGCCGCCTATGCGCCCATTCTCTGGGCGCTGTTCGGCTTCGGCGTGGTCGGCGTCGGCATGGCGATCATCGGCACCTGGCTGACGGCAAAGCGGCTCAGCCGGCCGATCCTCGCGCTCGATGCGGCGGCCCGGCGGGTCAGCCGCGGCCATCACGCCGAAGTGGCGGTCGAGACCAGGGACGAGATCGGCCGCCTCGCACGCAGCTTCAACACGATGGTGACGGCGATCGGCGAGCGCGAACGCCAGATCGCGCATATGGCCTTTCACGACGCGCTGACCGGCCTTGCCAACCGGACGCTGCTGCGCGAGCAGATGAGCCTGGCGCTGGCCCGCGCCGACAGCTTCGCGCTGTTCTGCCTCGATCTCGACAATTTCAAGTCGGTCAACGACACGCTTGGCCATCCAACCGGTGACGCGCTGCTCTGCGACGTCGCGCAACGGCTGGGCGATGCCTGTGCGGGCGGGTTCGTCGCCCGGCTGGGCGGGGACGAGTTTGCCGTGATCCTGCCTGCGGCTGCCGGCCAGCCGGCGCGGGTCGCGCGGTCGATCATCGCGCGCATGGCCGAACCGTTCAACGTGAACGGCCACCGGATCGTGATCGGCACCAGCATCGGCATCGCGCTGGCGCCCGAGGACGGCACCGAGGCGACGGCGCTGCTCAAAAACGCCGACCTTGCGCTCTACAAGGCCAAGAATGACGGCAAGAACGGCTTCCGCTTCTTCGAAGCCGCGATGGATGCCGAGGCGCAGGCGCGGCGCGCGCTTGAGGTCGATCTGCACGATGCGCTGGTGAAGGGCGAGCTGGAGCTGTATTTCCAGCCGCTGTTCTCGCTTGCCCAGTCGCGGGTCTGTGCGTTCGAGGCGCTGCTGCGCTGGAACCATCCGGTGCGCGGCATGGTATCGCCGGCGCAGTTCGTGCCGCTGGCCGAGGAAACCGGGCTGATCGTCCCGATCGGCGAATGGGCGCTGCACGAGGCTTGCCGGATCGCCGCCAGCTGGCCGCGCGAGCTTCGGGTCGCGGTCAACATCTCGGCCGTGCAATTCCGGTCAGCGACGCTCAACACTGTCGTGCTGCAGGCACTGGCGGCGAGCGGCCTGGACCCGGCCCGGCTGGAGCTGGAGATCACCGAAAGCCTGTTCATCGACAATGTCGAGGCAACGCTTGCCTCGCTGCACGCGCTGCGCCGGCTGGGGGTCAGGATCGCGCTCGATGATTTCGGCACCGGCTATTCCTCGCTCAGCTATCTGCGCGCCTTTCCGTTCGACAAGCTGAAGATCGACCGCAGCTTCATCGTCGACCTGCTTGAACATGACGGGGCAACAGCGATGATCCGTGCGATCACCAGCCTGGCCGAGGCATTGGGGATGGAGACGACCGCCGAAGGGGTCGAGAATATCGACCAGCTCGACATTCTGCGCGCCCAGGGGTGCAACACCATCCAGGGTTTTTATTTCAGCCGCCCGCTGCCCGCCGGCGAGGTGATGCGGCTGCTCACCCGCGACGATCAGGCGCGGGCGGCCTGA
- a CDS encoding group I truncated hemoglobin yields the protein MIALLLALAQAAGTGPAADVAAPAPAPPPYAMPGEEAVAPYTPDPRNLGARPFAGQAMARAFHGRAGIERIVTRMVADARADPAISEIFVNQDMVRLRRTLTEQICAILNAGCTYSGRDMASAHKDLGIRRADMNRLVELLQHAMTAEGVGFAAQNRLLARLAPMHDEVVER from the coding sequence ATGATCGCGCTGCTGCTCGCACTCGCTCAGGCCGCCGGGACTGGCCCGGCCGCTGATGTTGCGGCCCCGGCTCCCGCGCCTCCGCCCTATGCGATGCCGGGCGAGGAGGCTGTTGCGCCCTACACGCCGGATCCGCGCAATCTGGGCGCGCGGCCCTTTGCAGGGCAGGCGATGGCGCGGGCCTTTCACGGCCGTGCGGGCATTGAACGCATCGTGACCCGCATGGTCGCCGACGCCCGCGCCGATCCGGCGATCTCCGAAATCTTCGTCAATCAGGACATGGTCAGGCTGCGCCGGACGCTGACCGAGCAGATCTGCGCGATCCTCAATGCCGGCTGCACCTATAGCGGGCGCGACATGGCGAGCGCGCACAAGGATCTGGGCATCCGCCGCGCCGACATGAACCGGCTGGTCGAACTGCTGCAGCACGCCATGACGGCGGAGGGCGTCGGCTTTGCCGCGCAGAACCGCCTGCTCGCCCGGCTCGCGCCGATGCATGACGAGGTGGTCGAGCGCTAA
- a CDS encoding cupredoxin domain-containing protein, which yields MLRRARQTRCRSSMVPTARSAVLGAAAMAMLAAAPAPAADLDLRLVDSTGQPVPDAVMTFHPAGGAAPGPIRFPWPAEMVQENVTFVPHVLIVPVGATVRFPNRDKVRHHVYSFSRAARFEIKLFGRDETRSYTFTTPGAVALGCNIHDRMAGFIRVVDTPFAAKSDAGGRIRLAGLPDGRGRITIWHPRLKAKDQEMVLPHGPGAPARAAGQRIVLQLGPVR from the coding sequence ATGCTTCGCCGCGCCCGCCAGACCCGCTGCCGATCCTCGATGGTGCCGACCGCGCGCAGCGCCGTTCTCGGCGCGGCGGCGATGGCCATGCTGGCAGCGGCGCCGGCACCGGCGGCCGACCTTGATCTGCGGCTGGTCGACAGCACCGGGCAGCCGGTTCCCGATGCGGTGATGACCTTCCACCCCGCCGGCGGCGCGGCACCGGGGCCGATCCGTTTTCCCTGGCCGGCGGAAATGGTGCAGGAAAATGTGACGTTCGTGCCGCACGTGCTGATCGTGCCGGTGGGGGCAACGGTGCGCTTTCCCAACCGGGACAAGGTGCGCCACCATGTCTATTCCTTTTCCCGCGCGGCGCGGTTCGAGATCAAGCTGTTCGGGCGCGACGAGACGCGCAGCTATACCTTCACCACGCCCGGCGCGGTCGCGCTTGGCTGCAACATCCATGACCGGATGGCGGGGTTCATCCGCGTCGTCGACACACCCTTTGCCGCCAAAAGCGATGCCGGCGGCAGGATCAGGCTCGCCGGCCTGCCCGACGGGCGCGGCCGGATCACCATCTGGCATCCCCGGCTGAAGGCGAAGGATCAGGAAATGGTCCTGCCGCATGGCCCGGGCGCCCCGGCTCGCGCCGCCGGGCAGCGGATCGTGCTGCAGCTGGGGCCGGTGCGGTGA
- a CDS encoding YadA-like family protein, translating into MSYLLSSQGMRWTIHGVCGPLLFLAAIGSGGAAQAQEICTTTPAPGTPPVVFGFDSLACGTRASAQAAGATAIGAGATANWFAATAIGYEAEAVGSGSTSLGRGALAGGGGSTSIGFFTTASGSDSIAIGAQAAAVSARAIAIGDNAQASGTDSFALGLQSFAAGTGSIAVGRSAEATGANSMAFGQDSVAQQDNVFSIGNSSLQRRIVNVAAGTVAAGSTDAVTGGQLHLTNQAVTAATTNAATAQATADAALLDAAAAQATADTARQEAALAQTRADAANSLAQQAVSSGLVTRAVADAALANAATAQAAADTARARADAAQAGADAARTSADLAQAVAANAQDMAVAARQVADQALARTDYLAVNGSGARPIAAGTGAAAIGGGARAGGDHSLAMGTDAAADGSGAIALGRNARAAATASVAIGDGAVATRAGQIAIGGEGATYTMAGIGSAASRAAQSGTVRYVTADAAGNLATADFGPADLAALDQQMRQDRRELRRGVAAAVAMAAAPIPSAPGRTSYAVNGASFRGQQAISMALSHRLNLDDPVAVTAAFASAGGRNHAVRVGVAGEF; encoded by the coding sequence ATGTCGTATCTGCTGTCATCGCAGGGAATGCGCTGGACGATCCATGGGGTTTGCGGGCCGTTGCTGTTTCTCGCCGCCATCGGCTCGGGCGGGGCGGCGCAGGCCCAGGAGATCTGCACGACAACGCCGGCGCCGGGGACGCCGCCGGTTGTTTTCGGCTTCGACTCGCTGGCCTGTGGCACCCGGGCGAGTGCCCAGGCTGCGGGGGCGACGGCAATCGGGGCGGGTGCCACGGCCAACTGGTTCGCCGCGACGGCGATCGGCTATGAGGCAGAGGCGGTCGGCTCCGGCTCGACAAGTCTGGGGAGAGGTGCACTCGCCGGTGGCGGCGGCTCGACCTCGATCGGATTCTTCACCACCGCCTCGGGTTCGGATTCGATTGCAATCGGCGCTCAGGCAGCCGCCGTCAGCGCGCGCGCGATCGCGATCGGGGATAACGCGCAGGCCTCGGGGACCGATTCCTTTGCCTTGGGGCTGCAGTCGTTTGCGGCGGGAACTGGATCGATCGCAGTGGGTCGCTCTGCGGAGGCGACGGGCGCCAATTCCATGGCCTTCGGTCAGGATTCGGTTGCACAGCAGGACAATGTTTTCTCGATCGGCAACAGCAGCCTTCAGCGGCGGATCGTGAATGTGGCCGCCGGCACGGTGGCGGCCGGCAGCACCGATGCGGTGACCGGCGGGCAGCTGCATCTGACCAACCAGGCCGTCACGGCGGCCACAACCAACGCAGCAACCGCGCAGGCAACCGCAGATGCCGCGCTTCTGGACGCGGCTGCAGCACAGGCCACCGCCGACACCGCACGTCAGGAAGCGGCGCTCGCCCAGACCCGGGCCGACGCGGCCAACAGCCTCGCGCAACAGGCGGTTTCGAGCGGGCTGGTCACGCGCGCGGTGGCCGATGCGGCGCTTGCCAACGCGGCGACGGCTCAGGCCGCAGCCGACACGGCGCGGGCACGGGCCGATGCCGCGCAGGCCGGCGCCGATGCCGCCCGGACAAGCGCGGACCTCGCGCAAGCGGTGGCCGCCAATGCGCAGGACATGGCGGTGGCCGCCCGGCAGGTCGCCGATCAGGCACTCGCCCGGACCGATTATCTGGCCGTCAACGGCAGCGGAGCGCGGCCTATCGCGGCAGGCACCGGGGCCGCGGCGATCGGGGGCGGCGCACGGGCGGGCGGAGACCACAGCCTCGCCATGGGAACGGACGCGGCGGCGGACGGCAGCGGCGCAATCGCGCTCGGCCGCAACGCGCGGGCCGCGGCCACCGCAAGCGTCGCGATCGGCGACGGCGCGGTCGCGACGCGGGCGGGGCAGATCGCGATCGGCGGCGAGGGCGCGACCTATACGATGGCCGGGATCGGATCGGCCGCAAGCCGCGCGGCCCAGTCGGGAACGGTGCGCTATGTGACGGCCGATGCGGCAGGCAACCTCGCAACGGCCGACTTCGGGCCTGCCGACCTCGCGGCACTCGACCAGCAGATGCGGCAGGACCGGCGCGAGCTGCGACGCGGGGTGGCGGCTGCGGTCGCCATGGCGGCGGCACCGATCCCGTCCGCGCCTGGGCGGACCAGCTATGCTGTCAACGGCGCCAGCTTCCGGGGTCAGCAGGCGATCAGCATGGCGCTGTCCCACCGGCTCAACCTCGACGACCCGGTCGCCGTCACCGCCGCCTTTGCGAGCGCGGGCGGCCGCAACCACGCGGTCCGCGTCGGGGTGGCGGGCGAGTTCTGA
- a CDS encoding PAS domain-containing protein, whose translation MRDAVAGHGWASTPLGPLDGWPQSLKTAVELCLAMPGPSAVWWGTDLVQIPNDAAMTLLSGDALGQPARQYWAALWDGIGAGLAGIGVEHGAGADDGGGDGGGGTASPDHDLSFVALRDDAGEIAGAFVTIADGAAGLRLAAERARLVRMYEQAPGAIALIGGADHHYVTVNAVHRRLFGRDLRGMAAADAHPELFRDSLGPALAQVSRTGQPARIEGVRLALPGADPVYLDIALQPMPGADGQDSIFLLAHDVTEHVRTRRAVEEDRSRLHALADHLPGVIVYQMEINPDLSGRRFTFISANCEALSGVPAAAALADPMALMGGILPEDMVRLYHEELAVIASGSGLETEVRTDRGEGIRHIQVRTQPRAAIDGRLLFDGMLIDVTEQRRTEAALRDSEARFRLLANVVPSFIWFADARGVIHFINDRWYEYSGQTPEIALAHGWFDAVHPEDAPVISAVWRRTLAEGSSYMGECRYRRHDGAYRWYVARAEPLRDASGKITAWCGCSTDVHDLKCAEEAVQASEERLRAITDAMPALISYIDRDHRFRFVNQAYQRWFDRPVADILGNHSRDVLGDDMYRERLPRLLEAFAGRAVAYESPFDHGPQARSTIVQHIPHLDGNGAVLGVYTLVQDVTELKRIEAELRDSRDRLQAVLDAAPAAILIADDPSCARIVGNRVATELMGLPAGANLSKSAPDSDVGHFRVLGADGAEVAPEDLPVQRATRGEVLTMHEEQLIFGDGRHLHLLGNATPLRDADGRVRGAVCALIDITERKHGEERQKLLIDELNHRVKNTLAVVQGIAQLSFRDADIDPAVRAAFEGRLAALATAHELLTRGNWDPTPIAEVLDGALTALGVAAESLSLAGPHVLLPPKTAVSIAIAAHELGTNALKYGALSAAGGRILVDWAVADGRLSLIWQEQGGPPVAPPRRRGFGTRLIERGLAAELGGTVDIAFLPEGVVCRIDAPAP comes from the coding sequence ATGCGCGATGCGGTCGCCGGTCATGGCTGGGCATCGACGCCGCTTGGCCCGCTCGATGGCTGGCCGCAGAGCCTGAAGACGGCGGTCGAGCTGTGCCTGGCGATGCCGGGGCCATCGGCGGTCTGGTGGGGCACGGATCTTGTCCAGATCCCCAATGATGCGGCGATGACGCTTCTGAGCGGTGACGCGCTTGGCCAGCCGGCGCGGCAATACTGGGCCGCGTTGTGGGACGGGATCGGTGCCGGGTTGGCGGGCATCGGCGTGGAACATGGCGCCGGCGCGGATGATGGCGGCGGCGATGGCGGTGGGGGCACGGCGTCGCCGGATCACGACCTGAGCTTTGTCGCGCTGCGCGACGATGCGGGCGAGATTGCCGGTGCGTTCGTGACCATCGCCGATGGCGCCGCCGGTCTGCGGCTGGCGGCCGAGCGGGCGCGGCTGGTGCGCATGTATGAACAGGCCCCCGGCGCGATCGCGCTGATCGGCGGGGCGGATCATCATTATGTGACGGTCAATGCCGTGCATCGCCGGCTGTTCGGCCGCGACCTGCGCGGAATGGCCGCCGCCGATGCGCATCCCGAGCTGTTCCGCGACAGTCTCGGCCCGGCACTGGCGCAGGTGTCGCGCACGGGCCAGCCCGCCCGGATCGAGGGCGTGAGGCTGGCGCTGCCCGGCGCGGATCCGGTCTATCTCGACATCGCGCTCCAGCCGATGCCGGGCGCGGACGGGCAGGACAGCATCTTCCTGCTGGCCCATGACGTGACCGAACATGTCCGCACCCGCCGCGCGGTCGAGGAGGACCGGTCGCGCCTGCACGCGCTGGCCGATCATCTGCCGGGCGTGATCGTCTATCAGATGGAGATCAACCCGGATCTGAGCGGCCGGCGCTTCACCTTCATTTCGGCCAATTGCGAGGCGTTGAGCGGCGTCCCGGCGGCGGCAGCGCTGGCCGATCCGATGGCACTGATGGGCGGGATCCTGCCCGAGGACATGGTCCGCCTGTACCACGAGGAACTGGCCGTCATCGCCAGCGGGTCCGGGCTGGAAACCGAGGTGCGCACCGATCGCGGCGAGGGCATCCGTCACATCCAGGTCCGCACCCAGCCGCGCGCCGCCATCGACGGCCGGCTGCTGTTTGACGGGATGCTGATCGATGTCACCGAGCAGCGCCGGACCGAGGCGGCGCTGCGCGACAGCGAAGCGCGGTTCCGCCTGCTCGCCAATGTCGTGCCGAGCTTCATCTGGTTTGCCGATGCGCGCGGGGTGATCCATTTCATCAACGACCGCTGGTATGAATATTCGGGCCAGACGCCCGAGATCGCCCTCGCCCATGGCTGGTTCGATGCCGTGCATCCCGAGGATGCGCCGGTGATCTCCGCCGTCTGGCGGCGCACGCTGGCCGAGGGCAGCTCCTATATGGGCGAGTGCCGCTATCGCCGGCACGATGGCGCCTATCGCTGGTATGTCGCCCGCGCGGAGCCGTTGCGCGACGCATCGGGAAAGATCACCGCCTGGTGCGGCTGTTCGACCGACGTGCACGATCTGAAATGCGCCGAAGAGGCGGTGCAGGCGAGCGAGGAACGGCTGCGCGCGATCACCGACGCGATGCCGGCGCTGATTTCCTATATCGACCGCGATCACCGCTTCCGTTTCGTCAACCAGGCCTATCAGCGCTGGTTCGACCGGCCGGTGGCGGACATTCTCGGCAACCATTCGCGCGACGTGCTGGGCGACGACATGTATCGTGAACGGCTGCCGCGCCTGCTTGAAGCGTTTGCGGGCCGCGCCGTCGCCTATGAAAGCCCGTTCGATCACGGGCCGCAGGCGCGCTCGACGATCGTCCAGCACATTCCGCATCTGGACGGAAACGGTGCGGTGCTCGGCGTCTATACGCTGGTGCAGGACGTGACCGAGCTGAAGCGGATCGAGGCGGAGCTGCGCGACAGCCGCGACCGGCTGCAGGCGGTGCTCGATGCCGCGCCGGCGGCGATTCTGATTGCCGACGATCCATCGTGTGCGCGGATCGTCGGCAACCGTGTTGCGACCGAACTGATGGGGCTGCCGGCGGGTGCCAATCTGTCGAAAAGCGCGCCCGATAGCGATGTCGGCCATTTCCGCGTGCTGGGTGCCGACGGAGCCGAGGTGGCGCCTGAGGATCTGCCGGTCCAGCGCGCGACGCGCGGCGAGGTGCTGACCATGCACGAGGAGCAGCTGATCTTCGGTGACGGGCGGCACCTGCACCTGCTTGGCAATGCGACGCCGCTGCGCGATGCGGACGGCCGGGTGCGCGGCGCGGTGTGCGCGCTCATCGACATCACCGAGCGCAAGCATGGCGAGGAGCGGCAGAAGCTGCTGATCGACGAGCTCAATCACCGGGTGAAGAACACGCTTGCCGTGGTTCAGGGGATCGCCCAGCTCAGCTTCCGCGACGCCGATATCGATCCGGCGGTGCGCGCGGCGTTCGAGGGGCGGCTGGCGGCGCTCGCGACCGCGCACGAACTGCTGACGCGCGGCAATTGGGATCCGACGCCCATCGCCGAGGTGCTGGACGGGGCATTGACGGCGCTGGGGGTCGCGGCTGAAAGCCTCAGCCTTGCCGGGCCGCATGTGCTGTTGCCGCCCAAGACTGCGGTGTCGATCGCCATCGCCGCGCATGAACTGGGCACCAATGCGCTCAAATATGGCGCGCTGTCGGCTGCGGGCGGGCGGATCCTGGTCGACTGGGCGGTCGCGGACGGGCGGCTGTCGCTCATCTGGCAGGAACAGGGCGGGCCGCCGGTCGCGCCGCCCCGCCGCCGCGGCTTCGGGACGCGGCTGATCGAACGCGGCCTTGCCGCCGAACTGGGCGGCACCGTCGACATCGCCTTTCTGCCCGAAGGCGTGGTCTGCCGGATCGACGCGCCCGCGCCCTGA